The following coding sequences lie in one Frigoribacterium sp. SL97 genomic window:
- the alaS gene encoding alanine--tRNA ligase, translating into MQTAEIRRRWLDYFGDRGHTVVPSASLVSDDPSLLFTVAGMVPFIPYLTGLVPTPYPRATSVQKCIRTNDIEEVGKTPRHGTFFQMNGNFSFGDYFKEEAIGYAWELLTSSEADGGLAFSPDDLWVTVYEEDDEAIALWKKVAGLPDERIQRLGKDSNYWHTGQPGPAGPCSEIFFDRGPAYGADGGPATDDDRYVEIWNLVFMQYQIENVRSKVDFDIVRELPNKNIDTGMGLERVAFLKQGVDNMYEIDQVRPVLDKAAELSGRRYGAVHDDDVRMRVIADHVRSSLMLMSDGVRPSNEGRGYILRRLLRRTVRSMRLLGVDGPTFPSLFPESRDAMKAAYPEVETDYERISRLAYAEEETFLRTLAAGTNILDIAVDDTKQRASAGTTPQLQGDTAFLLHDTFGFPIDLTLEIAEESGLTVDREAFDRLMSEQRARAKADAKSRKVALADLSVYSAFRAQGETVFTGYDELDTETRVLGLIVDGADVDRAVAGDIAEVILAETSLYAESGGQEADSGRIVGVGFDLEVLDVQKPVKGLISHRVQVTSGEVGVGDTATSVVDPAYRRGATQAHSATHLIHAALREVLGPEAHQAGSYNKAGYMRLDFNWNQALSPQTRSEIEEIANNAIRDDLQVVTREMPLDDARALGAMALFGEKYGETVRMVDIGGPWSRELCAGTHVSTSSQVGLINLVSESSVGSTNRRVESLVGMDAFRDFAAERALVSQLTSSLKTPRDQLADRIGDLVTSLRTAEKKIAEFESARLATRVPALAETASRIGDLTVVAESVGSLASTDDLRSLALSVRERLGASSASVVALAADVAGKPAVIVATTDGARQAGVKAGRLAKGAAAALGGGGGGKDDLAQGGGSDVSAIPTALAGIVAELGS; encoded by the coding sequence ACCTCACGGGGCTCGTCCCGACGCCGTACCCGCGTGCCACCAGCGTCCAGAAGTGCATCCGCACCAACGACATCGAAGAGGTCGGCAAGACGCCGCGGCACGGCACGTTCTTCCAGATGAACGGCAACTTCTCGTTCGGCGACTACTTCAAGGAAGAGGCGATCGGCTACGCCTGGGAGCTCCTGACCTCGAGCGAGGCCGACGGAGGACTCGCGTTCTCGCCCGACGACCTCTGGGTGACGGTGTACGAGGAGGACGACGAGGCCATCGCCCTCTGGAAGAAGGTCGCCGGTCTGCCCGACGAGCGCATCCAGCGACTCGGCAAGGACTCCAACTACTGGCACACCGGCCAGCCGGGGCCCGCAGGTCCGTGCTCGGAGATCTTCTTCGACCGTGGTCCCGCCTACGGCGCCGACGGTGGCCCGGCGACGGACGACGACCGTTACGTCGAGATCTGGAACCTCGTGTTCATGCAGTACCAGATCGAGAACGTGCGCTCGAAGGTCGACTTCGACATCGTCCGCGAGCTGCCGAACAAGAACATCGACACCGGCATGGGTCTCGAGCGCGTGGCGTTCCTCAAGCAGGGCGTCGACAACATGTACGAGATCGACCAGGTGCGCCCCGTCCTCGACAAGGCCGCCGAGCTGTCGGGACGGCGCTACGGAGCCGTCCACGACGACGACGTGCGGATGCGGGTCATCGCCGACCACGTCCGCAGCTCGCTCATGTTGATGTCCGACGGGGTCCGCCCGTCCAACGAGGGTCGGGGCTACATCCTCCGCCGCCTCCTGCGCCGCACGGTCCGGTCGATGCGCTTGCTCGGCGTCGACGGCCCCACGTTCCCCTCGCTCTTCCCCGAGTCCCGCGACGCGATGAAGGCCGCCTACCCCGAGGTCGAGACCGACTACGAGCGCATCTCGCGCCTGGCCTACGCCGAGGAGGAGACCTTCCTCCGCACCCTGGCCGCCGGGACGAACATCCTCGACATCGCCGTCGACGACACGAAGCAGCGTGCCTCGGCGGGCACGACCCCGCAGCTGCAGGGCGACACGGCGTTCCTCCTGCACGACACCTTCGGGTTCCCCATCGACCTGACGCTCGAGATCGCGGAAGAGAGCGGTCTGACGGTCGATCGCGAGGCATTCGACCGACTCATGTCCGAGCAGCGTGCCCGGGCGAAGGCCGATGCCAAGTCCCGGAAGGTGGCCCTGGCCGACCTGAGCGTCTACAGCGCGTTCCGGGCCCAGGGCGAGACGGTCTTCACCGGCTACGACGAGCTCGACACCGAGACGCGCGTGCTGGGCCTGATCGTCGACGGGGCCGACGTCGACCGGGCCGTGGCGGGTGACATCGCCGAGGTGATCCTCGCCGAGACCTCCCTGTACGCCGAGTCCGGCGGTCAGGAAGCTGACTCGGGCCGCATCGTCGGCGTGGGCTTCGACCTCGAGGTCCTCGACGTGCAGAAGCCCGTCAAGGGGCTGATCAGCCACCGCGTCCAGGTGACGTCCGGCGAGGTGGGGGTCGGCGACACGGCGACCAGCGTGGTCGACCCGGCCTACCGCCGCGGCGCGACGCAGGCGCATTCGGCGACGCACCTGATCCACGCCGCCCTCCGGGAGGTGCTCGGCCCGGAGGCGCACCAGGCGGGGTCGTATAACAAGGCCGGATACATGCGGCTCGACTTCAACTGGAACCAGGCGCTGAGCCCGCAGACACGCTCCGAGATCGAGGAGATCGCGAACAACGCCATCCGCGACGACCTGCAGGTCGTCACCCGCGAGATGCCCCTCGACGACGCCCGCGCGCTGGGCGCCATGGCGCTGTTCGGTGAGAAGTACGGCGAGACGGTCCGCATGGTCGACATCGGTGGTCCCTGGTCGCGCGAGCTCTGCGCGGGCACCCATGTCTCGACCAGCTCGCAGGTCGGCCTCATCAACCTCGTCAGCGAGAGCTCGGTGGGGTCGACCAACCGCCGCGTCGAGTCCCTCGTCGGCATGGACGCATTCCGTGACTTCGCCGCCGAGCGGGCTCTCGTGTCCCAACTGACCTCGTCGCTCAAGACTCCCCGTGATCAGCTGGCCGACCGCATCGGCGACCTGGTCACGAGCCTCCGGACGGCAGAGAAGAAGATCGCCGAGTTCGAGTCCGCCCGCCTCGCCACCCGCGTCCCGGCGCTGGCCGAGACGGCGAGTCGGATCGGCGACCTCACGGTCGTCGCCGAATCGGTCGGGTCGCTCGCTTCGACCGACGACCTGCGGTCGCTCGCCCTGTCGGTCCGCGAACGCCTGGGCGCGTCCAGCGCCTCCGTCGTCGCCCTGGCAGCCGACGTCGCGGGCAAGCCCGCCGTGATCGTGGCCACCACGGACGGCGCGCGCCAGGCCGGCGTCAAGGCCGGCCGTCTCGCCAAGGGCGCCGCCGCGGCTCTCGGTGGCGGGGGCGGCGGCAAGGACGACCTCGCCCAGGGCGGCGGATCCGACGTCTCGGCCATCCCCACCGCGCTGGCCGGCATCGTCGCCGAGCTCGGGTCCTGA